The Perca flavescens isolate YP-PL-M2 chromosome 8, PFLA_1.0, whole genome shotgun sequence DNA window ATATGTCAATGTTCCTACAgttggctagctagctaaataaaGGCTTAGAGGCAAAgacttaaaaacattttgaaggGTGTGGTgcatgttattattattttcatttatatattttatttattgttttatcatagaCTGTTTTTTATGCTATAAAAATAGGGAGGGGTATGCACCCATAtgaataaaattgtattttttgaagaaataaaatacttatataacatataatattttttataaaatgaaattttatTATATAGTTATGACCGGATGTTTTGTGTGGCAACTGTGTCGCTAGCTCGACGTGAATGCAACAAGAAGAAGAGTAAAAGCCCACACACAGCTAGAGGATCTTTGGTAAAAGGACTCTCCCCCTACCAACTAGCTAGCTGAAAGTGAAGTGGACTGCGTAAGTGGTctggaagactttttttttttttttaataaacaaaacatttgagaaCAGATATGGCGCTTACCGATGCTGACGTACAAAAACAGGTAACTTTTTTGACTGAACAACTGAACTAGTTAGCTATTACATTTAACGTTATGCCAGTGACTAACGTTATAACTttaggtaacgttaacgttagctaacgttaacgttaaacatAACATACGTCAACGCTAGCTAACGGGCTAAAATCTAAACTTACGTTACAGTTGCATGTAAGGTTCTTACTAATCTGACCATTTATTTAGTTTGGGTCTTGGACATATGACAGAATTGTGTGCTATAACATAATGGCTACAAGTTAATATAGCTATAGGTTAGTCTTTTAAGCGTAacataacgttaacgttaaccgAAATAATTTAAAATCGTTCTAAAGCTCGTCTCTGTTTTAGTAAGAATATGTTTGTTATGAATTGTACATACATTTAGAAGGTTGACATAAACTTTGGAAGACTTCTGAATTTGAACAaactattttgtgttttgtctctTGTGGCAGATCAAGCACATGATGGGCTTCATTGAGCAAGAGGCCAGTGAGAAAGTCGAGGAAATTGATGCTAAGGTAATTAAagcctgtctgtcagtcagtcttgTGATTTTGGCAGCAGTGACCAGTAATGGGCCCTGTTATACCCATCTGTTTACAGGCGGAGGAAGAGTTCAACATCGAGAAAGGTCGTCTGGTGCAGACCCAGAGGTTGAAAATCAAGGGGTACTATGAGAAGAAGGAAAAGCAGATTGAACAACACAAGAAAGTGTGAGTTGATGGTCATTTATTGACAGTTTaggaaagaatgaaagaaaagaaatcatttgtACTTTTTTACACACACCCTTAAATTGTGAGCAGTGCAGGGGCGATCAGACTTTtagggggggctcagcccctaatgagaatgtgacatggtgccttgcaaaagtgttaatccCTGGGAACACAACGAAGCGACACTgacttgagtgtacgttctgcgcgtgtgcgagacgtaatacgtctccataacagcaggcaacgctaatctgtattgtccaagggggtaagcttcgcttcagaactcaaacctcctatagcgccattttgttgctacctggccatcacctcccgttagcattccactgactagcattcattttggcgccacttgacagcaaataactttacatctgaagcgtttaaagactctatttgtccattgtttatttctaaagaaacacgacaatgtataaacggctccattaccttgtatctcatgttatggctccgtagcagacgtttttataaaaataggctaacgattgtgtcacatagtagaggaattaccgtatagtataggagaagctcgcaggcagtttgacttacattagctgtttaagtttaattactaatgttaactagcattttagttagcaataattagcctgtgcccatgttaactccttacatatacctacactctctgtctctgtaagattgggaatgattgagatttctcttggcacagctaccagaagactttcaactttcagacacgttgctcacgtcacatttacgctgTCTCtttcagttggaggctgctcagtaaagctggccatcaccggaaaagtgcttctaatagccttcactggtctccgtccagagcaacggggtctattggtccattatatactggcTATGGTATTGTcgcccccaaaaaattaaaaccggcagctgattggacgaacgcgtcacatgggtctgaatgctcccggattttacaaccgggcataatggcggcttcgttcggaatacaatctcatattttacgaagatagttcactgaaatgtgtttctgaaaaatgTCAGTGGTAAacagtcagtttaaaagattttcatcagattttgagaggcattAGTcaggctcatcccgctcgtcattaccaggttagcgctccaccaatcagattggccattgAGTCCGACTACCCAccttccgattcaacatgtcaaatcggcccaaacaacggcacggaacacaccgaacagactcgagtcactgacctcgccagactgtctgatGGCCGATAATggtgttggtgtgtcagggcctttacagCTGCATAGCATCGGCGACAGCTACATAGGACATTcaacctgtttcaagccctttgaacctgtaattgtttgttttctgtcactaacagacacgTTACCTTATAAtatttaggggggctgagatgaaatttagtGGGGCTTGAGCCCCCCCTAAACAGGGTCTAAAATCACCAATGGAGCAGTGCATATATAGGCTAGTGCCTGCAAATGGTAATCACCTGATTGGACTTTGAATCACAAGTTGATGTAATTAAGTTTTTGATACTAATCAAAGGAAAAACTacataatgtaaaaaatgtaattaaaaaaaatcattgaaaGGATATAAATAATTGTCTCTCATAATTGTCATAAAATTATTGTTCCATCCCTGTTgagtgattattttgtattaacatTATTTACTCTTACCAAGTATTTTAGTCACATTGTCTGTAGTCTCtcactgccagaccttcctccacagcgctgcaaaggaaggtctggctagtccacagagcattctgggatgggagaaaaacatgctctggtttattggcatttctttaaaccaatcacaatcgtcttgggcgccggcatagccacggtgcctctgctaaatagcctcaggaaggaacttgttttggtggaacgtgtgtacattcaaaagtagttttagtcgtgcaacagaaaactctgattggacagatagtctagctagctgtctggatttaccctgcagagatctgaggagcagttaaccatagtcctcacaaatccaccagaacAAAGAAAGCGGAGGGTAACGGACATCCAATGGAATATCCGGCGGGACCGGAGctatcccggaagtgaaacgtcgtggatatagactactttgTCTGTTACCTTGTTGTTCTGAATTGTTCTTTGCTGTCTCCTTGTCCCCTCAGTTATGGTTGCCTTGGTAAAGTCAATGCGTCCTCATTACAATTGagtgtaaatacatttttgcaaCTACTGTACATGCCTTCCTGGGCATGAACGTCGCTATATCTTCCTCGTCGATTCCAACTGTGGTGGCAAAGCAACTTAAAATCTATGTGTTGGGAGAACTGGGTATCACAGTTGTTCTATAGGCCGGCTGCGTTACATGTTCATGTCTGCAGATAATTCATTAATTGACTTCTCCTTCCACGCCCACAGCCAGATGTCCAACCTGCTGAACCAAGCAAGGCTAAAGGTGCTGAGGGCCCGCGACGACATGATCACGGTTTGAGATCAACGCTCATATTTTACACATGTTCAGTTCATGCTACACGACTGACATAACTTTTCAATTATTGATAGATTGGGTGCTTACGTAGCTCGCCATGTGCAGCCCATGTACAAAGGTTTAGTCCTTGCTGCAGCAGCCCATGTtattcttcccctctctctcccctttcatgactTCAGctatcctatcaaataaaggcctcaaatgcctaaaaaattattttaaaaatatggaTAGATGCATATAATGTATATGTATTTTATGTACAACTACgattacatgcatgcatgcatatgtgCTTATGTTTTGTCCTATTATCCACTGAATTAAATTCCAATACATATATTTATGGTATTGATCATTgaaaaattttatttatttgtcaccAAACACAAGCATTTACACAGTACTTACCATActgtattatactgtataacagCGTCTAATTCCACAGTATCTGAAGAAGAGTTTTTATGAGAAACACATTTAAGTACTTTTTTGGCCGTTTTATTtccctgataaccgataaagttaataaaTTAAAAGGTGTTCTATTTTGGCTCGGCTCcagctctgtctgtccctctgcttcgctttcactcaccactgagtctgacttaatgtcccgcccacaacactatctgactatcttttactgtgtagtttcttatttattaaataatgtattaaataattgcttaaagcatccAACCAAAGTTttttgttggagtttgtaacattccaaaatcttaattttgacttaaagatttccattttcactgtaaatgcacatcGGTTCCAACTATTGGTTATTGGTTTTATTAACCACTAATAATCGCTAttggccttgaaaaaccagtatcggtcgatTCCTACTTTAAAGTCATCTAAATCATCATGAATCAGTAaaaagttttgttttgtcaCTGTGTTCTTGTCTCAGGATTTGTTGAATGAGGCTCGTCAAAGACTTGCAGAGATTGCCAAGGACCCTGCTAGTTACTCTACCCTGCTGGAGGGCCTGGTGCTTCAGGTAAACTCTCCGAGCCCTGTcctgcacccggcgcagcgcagcgcagcgcagcgcaaagcccgacgccagtgtctttgctagtttaagaccgacgcagttgtcaatttcccgtccagcacccacgttgtttaaatagcaaatgcacttgcgcccatctgtgcgcccatgggcgtgctggtcttacagggaggtgtgttcaggtgcattctgggcgtattgctatcttgaggcagcgggaagtgatcgagCCAtcgaccaacaaaaacctggtctaaagtcaataacgcagcatttcattgttattttaacaacaaattagtaaaatgctcctaggctcgtgcacagcgcacacacactatgcttgttacacacacacacacacagggacgcacagcagcacacacacatgcaaaagattacaaataaaaatattacggtgtaaatcctccatcataatagcaatgctccaaggtccaaacgtgcctggcttttaaaggaatgggagatgatctctgattggtttattgcatgttacgcccaaacacacctctgattaatgaagacactaagtacaaccctttggaaccatgcgcccggcgcacagaccctttttttcaCCGTCAAACTAGTAAAAGtagatttggacacgccctaaacacacctgcgccaggcgcttcagaccgtgcgcttagatcgttaaaatagggccctccaACTGCTCTCATGGGAGGGTACAGTTTAATCAACAGCTGATTGGTACGTTAGTTCTCCGTGTTTTCTgagtttgtgctttttttttttacttttcaggGATTCTATCAACTGCTGGAACCTAAAGTTACCATTCGCTGCCGACAGCAGGATGTAGAAATGGTTCAGGTGAGGTTGAGCTGACTAAAACGTCATTACAAGAGCCTCTGTATATTTTTTGTCACATGTATGATAGTTGTGTAGCGTTGTGTTTTGTAAGTCCTTGTTTTATTGGTTGACAGGCTGCAGTTAATAAGATCAGCCCTATCTATAAAGACGCGGTGAAGAGGAACATAGTTGTGAAAATCGACCCGGAACGCTTTCTTCCGTCAGGGATGTAAGATGATTTAATGTACTTTAAAGTCCACTCTTactttttgattttaaatttaTTGACAGATTTTTATGGTGCACATATTGAAAAAGGTCAAAGAAAGGCATACTTTTCTGCTAAGTTTGGTTCTCTCGTGTgcctgctttttgttttgacagCTGCGGAGGAGTTGAAGTATATAATGATAACGGGAAGATCAAAGTTTCCAACACTTTGGAGAACAGGCTTGAACTAATGGCACAACAGGTAGAGTAACTGATGCATCTAAAAAGTCTTCATACACACACCATTATAACACTCTAAATGTAGTTTCTGCTGTTTGCCTGTGGAGGGCAGCACCGCCCACTTGGCTTTCCAGTGAGCCTGAAGGTTGGAGAGTCAAAAGGGGAGAATAATTTAGATAATTCAGGCAAGACTATCACGCAGCACACATATTAACTGTACCTAaacctcctgttgtcctcaggtcaaatctgacccattttccaatgatatcaggcacacccctgagtgtcaaagtatatgggagctgtaccacttttaatttgggtatcaAAAcgttttctatatcagaaatttgggtttctttcaacaaaattgtccaaaaacataacatggatggttccatacaaccattactctttcaagtaaaataaatgatcagttcactactttcattgaatttgggtgtgtTATTAACTTTTATAGTGTTTGGAAAAAAATGatcatgttggaaaaaaaaatgctgaaaaatcgacaaaaacattgaaaatttGTGACCAAAAAgtgaacaacatttttttttttttggggggggggcaatACCGCTGCATACCGctctgacactgggtagttgctaggggtgcacgattcagaaaatgtcacgactCAATatcaaaatcgattttcgattcaaaaacaatTCTCGGTTAAAAAAAaccgattcacagtatgtaaatgtagctaCTTTTCCAATGTTATTGCAGTTacgacatacaataaaaaaaaatatgaatcaatttttggagttctatgaatcgattttgaatcggtagagcttgaatcgtgATTTGAATATGAAtctatttttttgcacacccctagtaGTTGCGCCCCTGATGGAAATATAAACAGGACACATGCCCCTCAGTGGTCATGCATGCAAACAGTCACATAACAATATAGGCAACAGTTTGCAGGTCCCATATAGAGACAACATGTTTGACTCAGCAAaagttttatatttatatatatatatatatatatatatatatatatatatatatatatatacatatacactaccggtcaaaagtttggggtcacttagaaatttccattccggacagaataccagcagagatcagttgcattgttttttttaatcagggcagcagttttcagattacattatgtgcttacataattgcaaaatggttctctactgttgtagacagaagtggctgaagaaatgcttgaaattcatgctttttggtctaaacgtcatacccaaattaaaagtggtacagctcccatatactttgacacttaggggtgtgcctgatatcattggaaaggaaacactcaagttgtgtcagggtgattctaggccttactgacacagagttacagaggctagaatggagatttttatttctgtccaagttataaatctgtaaaattattaaaatacactgctgtaaacacatctgacaggtgacagacaacacagcattagccacgtctcagcttactacagaaaaaaaaattcagaagctaaaagactcaaaaatggattttatatgaattcttttctacaaatatgtctgtgttttttttatttctatttgaaaagtgcaaataaaaaagccaaaaactacaaaatacaacacttctcaaatacacaaacaaacccacatcaatcacctttccaatgatatcaggcacacccctgagtgtcaaagtatatgggagctgtaccacttttaatttgggtatgacgtttagaccaaaaagcatgaatttcaagtgtttcttcagccacttctttctacaacagtcgagaacccttttgcaattatgtaagcaaataatgtaatctgaaaactgctgccctggttaaaaaaaaaacaatacaactgatctcagcaggtattgtgtctggaatggagtggaatggaaatttctaagtgaccccaaacttttgacccggtagtgtgtgtgtgtgtatatatatatatatatatatatatatatatatatatatatatatatatatatatatatatatatatatatatatatatatatatatatatatatatatatatatatatatattagttaaCCTCCCTttgtccattaaaaaaaaaagataagataTTGAAGCATCTGTATTTTTCATGTTTCTCCACTAATTTACTTCAGTAATGTATCTAGGTTTTTACTTTTAGTTtcttgtacagtatgtatttatttgtgtccTGGCTTTCCACCTGACAGATGATGCCTGAAATCAGAGAGAACTTGTTTGGTGCCAATCCCAACCGTAAATTCACGGATTAACTGGATCTGAAGAGAGCAGTGTGGACACGGgtgaaacatactgtatgagGTGACCACAGACCATCATCATAGTGAGCAAGAGTCTACACAATCACCTACCAAAGAAAACCCTGGTTCACATCAATGGAACACTACCGATGTGTTCAGGTATTTTTTGTAGTAATGGAGTTAGTATTACTTTAACTTGTGCacgttttatgtttttaagtgcCTTCTTCTATTTTACCTCTACAGGGATGTCTAAAGGCAAAATTTGCAATGGCTTTGCAAATACGTATTCCTTCAGTTGATTTGGGAAATCGGTGGCTTTTTACTACttgattaacccttgtgttgttttccGGTTGACTatgcacttgttgtccttctgggtcaaaactaacactttttttgtaatatatatttgatgtttttatccattttttaaagcacttttttgtttttgtcacttttttttgacatttttgatggTATTtttcactaacaccaacttattactactagttttacacttatttttggaatacatggtcaatacatttcatttataggaaattatacctcattttgaaattatgaattattttgattaATATTAGAGGAACCtgtgttgatggataatcacagacatgtatctcaaagtttagtcaggttttaaatccatttcatttttcaaattatataaaattgaatgcccaaaattcaatgaaagtagcgATCAACTACTTGCAATTATACTTAACGTTTTgggtaatttggttaaaaagaaacccatatttctctTATAGAAGTtttgagaacgggtcaaatttgacccgaggacaacacaagggttaatgtaaTCAAAGTTACATATTTAGCTCACCAAAGATGCACACTTTCCCTTCACATACtcagtttacatttttgtagACTACAGCCTACTTTTGCCAAACTTTTGTTAAcagtttgactgtgtgtgtgtgtgcgtgcggacAGCGAAAGCATGTTCACCATTGTTCTAAAGCACTTAACATATGAAAACCAAAGAAATAAATGGGTGTGACACACAGAAGTCAGCATGTATGAGATATCTTTATTTACAGCTTGTAAACCGTTTACTCAGGCTATGTTCTCTCTACAATGGAATATGTAGAAGCCTAGGTACACTAGCCACACAAACATGTCttgcattaaaaatgtaaaaaaaaaacgaaaaaaaaaaactttagtgCCACAAATATAATTTTTGACGCTAAATTGGACTCAATTACCAAATCAATGTTTCAACACCACCAATTCCAATGAATTAATTTAAGACTTCCAGTTTTGATGCTTCAGAAACTATCAGCAACGATAAGGCTTTGCATATTTGTTTTAGTTATTGTGCGCACATCATTTGGaggaatgtgtttttgtgtgtaactaAGCAGTGAACTCAGCTCCAGGCTTCTCGTAGGTTTTATTTAAACCCTTTGGAGCTGTGTGAGGAAGAGGAAGTCAAGGCTATCAGGCAGGGGCCCAGCAGTCTAACCTGTGGCCTCTAGGCAGGAAGTGAGCTGTGTGTTAGGGTATATTGTACGCTAATGCTGGGATTAAAGCATTACCATCAGATTAACAAATGACCTTAGAGTTTCTGGCAGCCGGCACCTCCCAGTCCTCTGAAGGAATCTCAAGATTACAACTCAGACCTCACGGATGGAGTGGGAGGATAGGCAAAAAGGGATTAAGCTCCCGTTCCAGAGAAACCCATCAAACATTGAACTAAATGATTGGCATTTAAAGTCAACCCAAAGAGCCAGTCCATACTCTGACATCAAACTTTGTGCAGTCTTAGCTTTTTGATAAAGGGGAATTTGCCACTTACATAGGATGATGCGCAGCTCTTCGTTGTGACCATACAAATGGTCAGATTGGCATTTTAGTTAGCATCCTCGAACAACATGCACCAGCTCTCTCTTAACAAGCGGACAGAATCATCTCTCTCAGGAGAAAGGAACAGCCCCAGACATATTGCAGCAAGCACGTAGGACCAACCCTCAGattagtcacacacatacacagggcCCTGTTTAACCTACGGAACCTGTTGACAGCATGCAAAATCCTAGAGAAACATGATTAGTGTGAACCCATTGGTCCACATATTAGTAAATAGAGCCTCTTCATATCTCAGACCATTCCTCTTCCTTTGGTTAGCAGACTGTGGCCCTCTCTCTGTACCGTATTCACCTTTTGCTCAGCTGTGTCATTCATTTGCTGCAGATTAAAGTAGCAGAGACAACACAACCATCGCCACCAATGCCAAGCACTGCTATCCCAGCAAACCTAGCACCGTCTCCCCTACCCCGAGAAAGTAGACACCCTGCGCAATGCCAAAAAGAGGAGCAATAACCAGAGCACGACATGTTGCACCCTTCAGGAATGCTGATGGGCCCTCCCGCATCATGATACGCCTGCAAAAGTacacagacaaaacaagggggtggggggattAAAGGACATGTTACAAGGCTTTTTACCCTTGTAAatattaaaggaacatgccgacttattgggactttagcttattcaccgtatcccccagagttagataagtccatacacacccttctctgtctgacgcccccaccgctagcctagcttagcacagatcctggaggtaaccggctccatctagcctactgctcccaataagtaacaaaatatcgctaacattttcctatttacatgttgtgatttgtatagtcacagcgtttacaaataacaaggtcacatgagacacagccatcttctaaccgtatacaaactgggaacttattattattattattattattattcagagcagtaggctagatggagctggttacctccaggatctgtgctaagctaggctaggggttgggggcgtcagacagagttaggacacgcacggagatgagaagggtatgtatggacttatctaactctgggggatacggtgaataagacaaagtcccaataagtcgctgTGTCCCTTTAAGGtaacaaatgtttttatataaacTAAAATCTTACCGTGTGCAGTCAACAATTCCTCTGTATGTGTCTTCCCCTTCACCTTTTTGCAAGGTCTGTAGACGAGTCTTTATGACTGTACAGGCATTTAAAACACATAGGTGCACTGTCATTACATCCGCTTAAAGATTGTTGTCGGTGTGTCAATGAAAGTAAACAGTAGCCACAGGATAATGgttaatgttaaacatgttgTGTAATATTAACACAAGTAGAGAAGTCGAAAACTTAGTGAATTGattctaaaataaaacaaaaaaaccggCGTCCATGGCATGCATACTCTTTTCTGCTAATAATCCCATGATGCAATGCATTGCATTTAATAGACAGGGAGAGATGGTTGAGAATGAGTGAACAAGGGAGTGATTTTGGACGCAGCCACTATCTAACTAACTATCCTGCCCTACCATCTCTTTTACTTTCTTCCACTCACCATCCAGTGGTGTTACAGCCACGGCTGCCACTGAGCCTGCGCCGCAGCCTGCCAGAAAGGACTGCCAGAATGGCGACCGGGCCTGCACATCGCCCACTTTTTCCTGGCCCAGCGCATTTAGGTTGGCAAACAGCGGGAAGTAGATCATTGAGAAGGGGACATCCCTGAAaatcatgattaaaaaaaaaaaaaaaaaaaaaaaaaaaaaaatgttagatTAAAGGATTAAATATTAAAGAAAAGCTGTTAGGGCATTAAGAAAGAAATGGGACGGACTAAAAACTAAAGTGGGAGAGGGTAAAGTCCCAGGAACgtgaagagagaaacagacatggCCCTATTCAACTGTAGTACAGCAGCCAGACATAGCTGCAGGAATCTATTGATCGGTGTTGATTGGTAGAGGTGTCAGGAAATACAACAACCACTGTGTGAGTTATGCAACGAGAAATCAACTCAGCGAGGACAGAGTTGAATGACCGGAGAGACAGTATGAGGGGCCATCAGGGACATCTAACTATAAATCAAGGAATCTCCGTCCTTCCCGCTGCCCGGTCCACATCACTACCTGGAT harbors:
- the atp6v1e1a gene encoding V-type proton ATPase subunit E 1 isoform X1 — translated: MALTDADVQKQIKHMMGFIEQEASEKVEEIDAKAEEEFNIEKGRLVQTQRLKIKGYYEKKEKQIEQHKKVQMSNLLNQARLKVLRARDDMITDLLNEARQRLAEIAKDPASYSTLLEGLVLQGFYQLLEPKVTIRCRQQDVEMVQAAVNKISPIYKDAVKRNIVVKIDPERFLPSGICGGVEVYNDNGKIKVSNTLENRLELMAQQMMPEIRENLFGANPNRKFTD
- the atp6v1e1a gene encoding V-type proton ATPase subunit E 1 isoform X2, yielding MMGFIEQEASEKVEEIDAKAEEEFNIEKGRLVQTQRLKIKGYYEKKEKQIEQHKKVQMSNLLNQARLKVLRARDDMITDLLNEARQRLAEIAKDPASYSTLLEGLVLQGFYQLLEPKVTIRCRQQDVEMVQAAVNKISPIYKDAVKRNIVVKIDPERFLPSGICGGVEVYNDNGKIKVSNTLENRLELMAQQMMPEIRENLFGANPNRKFTD